From a single Nakaseomyces glabratus chromosome F, complete sequence genomic region:
- a CDS encoding DMT family transporter (CAGL0F03641g~Has domain(s) with predicted integral component of membrane localization), with the protein MPCPKREMCQTEGGGRVLRVVLLCCCAVVRRCLCVFIGVSLEPQRSISPREKVWWSPHLFIYNHRQISEIAITATIITTTSIITTTTTTIITTTITTITMSGLAYLGVVVVSWVMSSFVTGRVMDVYQKPFLMTYINMSSLVLYLPLYFIWTPSHSPKDCDEESCLMEKHTYGTILQEPATNNNGRLILLTFLFAILWFLANFFTNSSLAYTSVASQTILSSTSSFFTMAIGALVGIELFTGRKLLGLFSSFIGVYLVTMSDFQLPSASTGRSFIGDGLALAGALVYGGYTTLFKSRERLVQKYNMNLVFGLIGLFTLCTCWPLYFVYNKYIQQEPLELPPTSAIYMLILFNCALSFISNFCWAKAVMTLKSPLVVTTGLTMSIPLAMLSDVLFNSQPFSWRYLVGAFYIVQGFIIIDGFSK; encoded by the coding sequence ATGCCGTGTCCCAAAAGGGAAATGTGTCAAACTGAGGGAGGGGGGAGGGTGTTGCGAGTTGTGCTGTTGTGCTGTTGTGCTGTTGTGCGGCGTTGTCTGTGTGTTTTTATCGGTGTTTCGCTTGAGCCACAGAGATCGATCTCTCCCCGAGAAAAAGTGTGGTGGAGCCCTCATCTCTTCATATATAACCATCGACAAATATCAGAAATTGCAATTACAGCTACAATCATAACTACAACATCAATCataactacaactacaactacaatCATAACTACAACTATAACTACAATAACAATGTCAGGACTAGCGTATCTTGGTGTTGTGGTGGTTTCCTGGGTGATGTCCTCGTTCGTTACCGGGCGAGTGATGGACGTGTACCAGAAGCCCTTCCTGATGACATACATAAACATGTCCTCCCTGGTGCTGTACCTGCCACTTTACTTCATATGGACTCCGAGTCACAGTCCTAAGGACTGTGACGAGGAGTCCTGTCTTATGGAGAAGCACACGTACGGTACTATTCTGCAAGAACCTGCCACAAACAACAACGGCAGGCTGATACTGCTGACTTTCCTGTTCGCAATCCTGTGGTTCTTGGCGAACTTCTTCACAAACAGCTCCTTGGCGTACACGAGTGTCGCCTCGCAGACAATCCTGTCCTCCActtcctctttcttcaCCATGGCGATCGGAGCCCTGGTGGGCATCGAACTGTTCACTGGGAGGAAGCTGCTCGGTCTGTTCTCGTCTTTCATCGGCGTGTACTTGGTCACAATGTCCGACTTCCAGCTGCCCTCGGCTTCCACGGGCCGCTCCTTCATAGGCGACGGACTGGCCCTCGCCGGCGCCCTCGTGTACGGTGGATACACTACTCTGTTCAAGAGCCGCGAGAGACTTGTGCAGAAGTACAACATGAACCTCGTGTTTGGCCTCATCGGGTTGTTCACACTGTGTACGTGCTGGCCACTCTACTTTGTGTACAACAAGTACATCCAACAGGAGCCACTGGAGCTGCCCCCAACTTCTGCCATATACATGCTGATCCTGTTCAACTGCGCACTGTCCTTCATCTCGAACTTCTGCTGGGCAAAAGCAGTGATGACCTTGAAATCACCCCTCGTGGTCACTACGGGACTCACCATGTCCATCCCACTGGCAATGCTAAGCGACGTGCTCTTCAACAGCCAGCCCTTCTCTTGGCGTTACCTAGTGGGCGCATTCTACATCGTCCAGGGCTTTATCATCATCGATGGCTTCTCAAAGTAG
- the MRPL40 gene encoding mitochondrial 54S ribosomal protein YmL40 (CAGL0F03663g~Ortholog(s) have structural constituent of ribosome activity and mitochondrial large ribosomal subunit localization), which yields MPRYDHLSKAGSRFLKHLENVPKRGQRRAEQFMNKALPEFVRPNNRTVPEEQRFADETHWKFVPGDRVVITHGKYKGTVAVIKDLEVATNSFILDGNGPSRKVPVAKQYWLENQSTHMLSLPVSLKRKHLKLLADIDDPANPGQTKTVAVKDVTFDAGTYYDKDRKKVMPYRCVVGRPDLVVPWPTPEPKPDGVLGTEPKLARQQTFWVDTIVRNSIPKNAFLTLRNPHSKYKKKLLTAKDIAKLVAPKMPLSDTKKKFLEEKEMLAKREKPQLTEADIELIGSRVKEFLETAKQ from the coding sequence ATGCCTAGGTATGACCACTTGTCGAAGGCCGGATCGCGGTTCTTGAAGCACCTGGAGAATGTGCCCAAGAGAGGGCAGCGGAGAGCTGAGCAGTTCATGAACAAAGCGTTGCCAGAGTTTGTCAGGCCAAACAACAGGACTGTGCCCGAGGAGCAGCGGTTTGCCGATGAGACGCACTGGAAGTTTGTTCCCGGGGACCGTGTGGTGATCACGCATGGGAAGTACAAGGGCACCGTTGCGGTGATCAAGGACCTGGAAGTCGCTACAAACAGCTTTATACTGGACGGAAACGGGCCCTCGCGGAAAGTGCCCGTGGCCAAGCAGTACTGGCTTGAGAACCAGTCCACACACATGCTCTCTTTGCCTGTGTCCTTGAAGCGCAAGCACTTGAAGTTGCTCGCGGATATAGACGACCCGGCCAACCCGGGGCAGACAAAGACCGTCGCGGTCAAGGACGTTACGTTCGACGCCGGTACTTACTACGACAAGGACCGCAAGAAAGTCATGCCTTACAGATGTGTCGTCGGCAGACCGGACCTCGTGGTGCCTTGGCCCACCCCGGAACCCAAGCCAGATGGCGTCCTGGGAACAGAGCCCAAGCTGGCAAGACAGCAGACTTTCTGGGTGGACACCATTGTCAGGAACTCGATTCCAAAGAACGCATTCCTGACATTGCGTAACCCTCACTCTAAgtacaagaagaagctgctgACCGCCAAGGATATCGCCAAGCTGGTGGCCCCTAAGATGCCATTGTCCGAcaccaagaagaagttcttagaagagaaagagatgCTGGCTAAGCGCGAAAAACCACAGCTGACAGAGGCAGACATAGAACTGATCGGAAGCAGAGTCAAGGAATTCTTGGAGACCGCAAAGCAATAA